In the Blastocatellia bacterium genome, CCGGCCAGTATGACGCCATCGTGCTGGCCGCGGCAGGGTTGAATCGGTTGGGGCTGGCTCATCGCATCACTGAATGGATTTCGCCGGATCTTCTGCTGCCGGCCATAGGACAAGGGGCTCTCGCCCTGGAAACACGAGCGGATGATCAGGAGACACTCGCTCTGGTGGGAGGCTTGAACCACGCACCGACCGAAGTGGCGGTGACAGCCGAACGAGCCTTTCTGCGCCGCTTCGGCGGGGGCTGCCAGATACCCCTGGCAGCATATGCGGAGATTCAGGGAAATGAGCTGAGACTGCGCGGCCTCATCGCCAGCCTCGATGGCCGTCGCCTGCTGAAGGATCAGGTGGTGGGATCGGTCTTTGACGGAGAGAACCTCGGTCATCACCTCGCCCGCCGCCTCATTGAGGCCGGTGCGCTCGATCTGCTGGAGTCCTGACGGCTCGATCCTGAAGAGGTGGTGCCCGGTCGCCGACTGGAAAGTCGGCACTTTTTTGTGGGCCTAAAAGCTGGGTATTTTTCCACACCCGGGTGGATTTCGCTCAGCCGGAAGAAGTCTGCGACGAGCTTCCCTCAGGCTAAGTGCTTTTCTTTCTGTGCCGGTCGGAGAAGCGCCAACGGCATACTGTTTGCTACCGGTAAAATGGACGGTGTCGCTGACAAGGAGGTGCGCGATGCACGAGCTGGAGCCGATTATCGAGCGCTACCAGGCGCAACGTCGGTTTCTCATCCCCATCCTCCAGGACATTCAGGCCGAGTACCACTATTTGTCCCCCGAAGCCTTGCGCTATGTCGCCGAACGGCTGCGGGTTCCCCTCATTGACGTCTACGGCGTGGCGACGTTCTATAACTGTTTTTCCCTTCGGCCTCGGGGGAAGCATTTCATCCGAGTTTGCATGGGGACAACCTGTCACCTCAAAGGCGGCTGGCGATTGGTCGAGACGCTGCAGCGCGATCTGAAGGTTCAGGAGGGGGAAGTCACCCGCGACGGACTGTTCTCTTATCAAACCGTCCGTTGCGTTGGAGCTTGTGCGCTGGCGCCGCTTGTTCTCATCGGGGAGAAATACTACGCCAAGATGTCCAGCCGCAGACTGCAACAAACGATTCAGCGGATTCAACGCGCGGAAGCCAGAGAGAAGGCCCCTCAAGCAGGGGTCTCCACCGTTCCGGCGCACTCTTCCGGTGGATGAGGGCGGCGATGAAAATCACAACAGGGGATGAACTGAAAAGGTTGCGGGATCACCTTCGGGCCCGGCAGGATCACAAACTGCGGGTGCGCGTCTGTGGCGGGACGGGCTGTCGGGCGCGGGGCAGCGAGGAGGTCCTGGCGGGCTGTCGAGCGGCCTTAGCTGAAGCTGGAGCCGACCGTGACATCGAGGTCATCTTCACCGGCTGTCATGGGTTGTGCGAGCGCGGCCCACTGGTCATCGCTCCCCCTCAGGGGATTTTTTACCAGCGCGTCGAGCCCGATGATGCCCGCGCCGTGATCACCCGAACGGTGCTCGGTGGAGAACTGATCGAACGTTTGCTTCCGACCGACCCTCTCACAGGACGACGGATCACTCATGAGAGCGAGCTGCCCTTTTACGCCAAACAACGACGAATTACCCTTCGGTTGAACGGCCTGATTGATCCGATGAATATTGACGACTATATCGCCTGGGGAGGGTATCAGAGTCTCGCCGCCGTTATTGCTGCCCGTGATCCGCTCGGGGTGATCGAGACGATTGAACGGGCGGGACTGCGCGGACGCGGGGGGGCCGGATTCCCCACGGGGAAGAAATGGCGCCTGTGTCGGGCGGCACCGGGCGAGATCAAGTATGTCATCTGCAACGGCGACGAGGGCGATCCGGGCGCGTTTATGGATCGCAGCCTGCTCGAAGGAAATCCTCACAGCGTCCTGGAAGGGATGATCATCGGAGCCTATGCCATCGGCGCGACCCACGGCATTGTCTATGTGCGGGAAGAATATCCCCTGGCCGTCAAGACC is a window encoding:
- a CDS encoding NAD(P)H-dependent oxidoreductase subunit E, with amino-acid sequence MHELEPIIERYQAQRRFLIPILQDIQAEYHYLSPEALRYVAERLRVPLIDVYGVATFYNCFSLRPRGKHFIRVCMGTTCHLKGGWRLVETLQRDLKVQEGEVTRDGLFSYQTVRCVGACALAPLVLIGEKYYAKMSSRRLQQTIQRIQRAEAREKAPQAGVSTVPAHSSGG